A genomic stretch from Telmatocola sphagniphila includes:
- a CDS encoding 4Fe-4S single cluster domain-containing protein — protein sequence MFLKTAQIVDCTEAEGPGRRFAIWTQGCPLHCPGCCNPEFIPETGGTLLSIEEIVKQVELAHQKHRIEGVTFLGGEPLAQLESVAALASEIKIRNLSVVVFSGYTIEEIQSRLNPAAQQLLSVTDILIDGRYLKDQPDTKRRWIGSTNQRIHFLTDRYKPNDSYWQKSNTLEIRVSGNELSVNGFPSIGGKALWRRPKPLSE from the coding sequence ATGTTTCTCAAGACGGCTCAAATTGTCGATTGTACCGAGGCAGAAGGACCTGGTAGGCGTTTCGCGATCTGGACCCAAGGCTGCCCACTTCATTGTCCCGGATGCTGCAATCCGGAATTTATACCTGAAACTGGCGGCACCCTGCTTTCAATTGAAGAAATTGTGAAGCAGGTGGAACTGGCCCACCAGAAACATCGAATCGAAGGGGTCACATTCCTCGGGGGGGAACCTCTGGCCCAACTGGAATCGGTGGCCGCGTTAGCTTCGGAAATTAAGATTCGCAATCTCAGCGTTGTAGTTTTCAGCGGCTATACGATCGAAGAGATCCAATCCAGATTGAATCCCGCCGCGCAGCAGCTATTATCGGTTACAGATATTTTGATCGATGGTCGTTATCTGAAAGATCAGCCGGATACCAAACGCCGCTGGATTGGCTCTACGAATCAGAGAATCCATTTTTTAACCGATCGCTACAAGCCGAATGATTCCTATTGGCAGAAATCGAATACACTGGAGATTCGGGTATCTGGCAATGAACTCTCGGTGAATGGTTTCCCCTCAATCGGCGGAAAAGCCTTATGGAGAAGACCCAAGCCCCTGTCGGAATGA
- a CDS encoding AAA family ATPase produces the protein MSLISEKELAVELKTEQSVEAAYSRELVQVTADLRRGLPTLIECDKELAPFVFLQIRNRLKEFSLKCQYLDGRQPATSEGGMTVGLLASILNQLREAVRGATEQKVLILPHLDLLTTSQGGLTSEAREAVVLLYENPNIVCLGFKDPSFPLPRVIENLFPRRVNLLGIPRDRLRYLITQKESRKFGRELNPWALYKYVSGMNAVRLRRVLSTLEGEDYPTDPRKAYSEIRSATLAGSLEMPEVDLNRDIGGYAKVKTRLQREILDLLLRRERAESEEAASRLEELIPRGLIFWGPPGTGKTFFAKAMATAIGAAITIVSGPELKSKWVGESEENLRLIFHKARQAAPSIIVFDELDSFASSRGTYSGSGVEHSMVNQLLTEMDGFHKDELVFIVGTTNFVEALDPALLRPGRFEFHLHIPYPDAEDRRAILKIYDQKMNLQFTEAALEMAVKRTGDFVEGTADDTRFSGDHINALCRSIARIRLRENKTGPTAASEIEQALMEYVDTPKLSAQEELVVATHESGHAVCALFCPNSPPIERITIQSDSARALGYVRYQDRNNRFVVTRNELLDDICVLLGGREAESLLLEDLSIGSSDDLKRATSLARYLVEEIGMGGDEVGVVRYMEDFRQGATRWSSLSEEQKQILDRRVKEILKESLQRAAAILRENRALLLSLRDLLLDKKVIDSKTLQELKK, from the coding sequence ATGTCTTTGATTTCCGAAAAAGAACTCGCCGTCGAGCTGAAAACGGAGCAATCCGTGGAAGCGGCTTACAGCCGCGAACTGGTTCAGGTGACTGCCGATCTGCGGCGTGGCCTGCCGACTCTAATCGAGTGCGACAAAGAGCTGGCCCCTTTTGTTTTCCTGCAAATCCGAAACCGGCTCAAGGAGTTTTCCCTGAAATGCCAGTATCTGGATGGCCGGCAGCCCGCGACTTCCGAAGGCGGTATGACCGTCGGCTTATTGGCCAGCATACTCAACCAACTTCGCGAGGCGGTTCGCGGCGCCACCGAGCAGAAGGTCCTTATCCTTCCTCATCTGGATCTGCTGACCACCTCTCAGGGGGGCCTGACCTCCGAAGCTCGCGAAGCCGTGGTGCTGCTCTACGAAAATCCGAACATTGTCTGTCTGGGATTTAAAGACCCTTCCTTCCCATTACCGCGCGTGATTGAGAATCTTTTCCCCAGACGCGTGAATCTGCTGGGAATTCCTCGCGATCGCCTGCGCTACCTGATCACGCAAAAGGAGAGCCGCAAGTTCGGCCGGGAGTTAAATCCTTGGGCGCTTTACAAATATGTTTCCGGTATGAACGCCGTGAGATTGCGACGCGTACTGAGTACCCTGGAAGGCGAAGATTATCCCACCGATCCGCGCAAAGCCTACAGTGAAATCCGCTCTGCTACGCTCGCTGGTTCACTGGAGATGCCGGAAGTCGATTTGAATCGCGATATCGGCGGCTATGCCAAGGTGAAAACCCGTTTACAACGAGAAATTCTGGATCTTTTGCTTCGCCGGGAACGCGCCGAGAGTGAGGAGGCTGCCAGCCGTTTGGAGGAACTAATTCCGCGCGGTCTGATTTTCTGGGGACCGCCCGGCACCGGCAAAACCTTTTTTGCAAAAGCGATGGCAACCGCCATCGGCGCGGCCATCACCATCGTCTCCGGTCCGGAACTCAAGAGCAAATGGGTCGGGGAATCGGAGGAGAATCTCAGGTTGATTTTCCACAAAGCCCGCCAGGCTGCTCCATCCATTATCGTCTTCGACGAGCTGGATTCCTTCGCTTCCTCGCGAGGTACCTACTCCGGCAGCGGCGTGGAACACTCGATGGTCAATCAGCTTTTGACGGAAATGGATGGATTCCACAAGGACGAACTGGTCTTCATCGTCGGGACCACGAACTTTGTGGAAGCGCTCGACCCGGCCCTGCTGCGCCCCGGCCGCTTTGAGTTCCATCTTCATATCCCCTACCCCGATGCTGAGGATCGCCGGGCAATTCTGAAGATTTACGATCAGAAAATGAACCTGCAGTTTACCGAGGCGGCTTTGGAAATGGCCGTTAAGCGAACGGGCGATTTCGTTGAAGGCACGGCGGATGATACTCGGTTCAGCGGCGACCACATCAACGCCTTGTGTCGATCCATTGCACGAATTAGGCTGCGGGAAAATAAAACTGGCCCGACCGCTGCCAGCGAGATCGAACAGGCGCTGATGGAATATGTGGATACTCCCAAGCTATCGGCTCAGGAAGAACTCGTGGTGGCCACCCACGAATCGGGCCATGCGGTATGTGCCCTATTCTGCCCGAACTCCCCGCCCATCGAGCGAATCACGATTCAAAGCGACTCCGCTCGAGCTCTGGGCTACGTTCGCTATCAGGATCGCAATAATCGCTTTGTCGTCACTCGCAATGAATTACTCGATGACATCTGCGTTCTGCTCGGTGGTCGCGAAGCCGAATCGTTACTGCTGGAGGACCTTTCGATTGGTTCGAGCGATGACTTGAAGCGAGCCACCAGTTTGGCGCGTTATCTCGTCGAAGAAATCGGCATGGGAGGCGACGAAGTCGGCGTGGTGCGCTACATGGAAGACTTCCGGCAAGGTGCCACTCGCTGGTCGTCGCTTTCTGAGGAGCAAAAACAGATCCTGGATCGCCGGGTGAAAGAGATACTCAAGGAATCGCTACAGCGGGCGGCGGCGATTCTCCGCGAAAATCGCGCTCTGCTGTTATCCTTGCGCGACCTGCTTTTGGATAAAAAAGTCATCGATTCGAAAACTCTGCAGGAACTAAAAAAATAA